One window of the Sparus aurata chromosome 17, fSpaAur1.1, whole genome shotgun sequence genome contains the following:
- the LOC115567199 gene encoding carboxypeptidase Q isoform X1: MAQKGGAPFLLSLFMFLSMLSSLCDCHPHPVQSMSSMAAVRAVSNHTTKKASDIAAEVAGYADVAKQIIDLAVFGAAQNRSYRRLAHFTDTIGNRVSGSQNLEMAIKYMYKAITQDGLDVHLEPVKIPHWVRGKESAEMTVPRAKNLAILGLGSSVGTPPEGIEAEVLVVESFEELNRRASEAVGRIVVFNQPFVSYGETVAYRAFGASEAAKVGAVATLIRSITPFSINSPHTGWQDYKDGVKRIPTACITVEDAELMWRMAQRGQRIVVRLTMGAKTLPDADSFNTVVEIKGWQHPEQVVLLSGHLDSWDVGQGAMDDGGGAMISWEALSLIKDLGLRPRRTLRTVLWTAEEQGGVGAQQYFNIHKVNLSNFDLVMESDLGTFAPMALQFTGSEAARKVMEEVVKLLAPINTTKLETHGEGTDISPWMQSGVPGASLHVADSRYFWFHHSEGDTMMVQDPQDMNLCSALWAVVAYVVADLEDMLPR; encoded by the exons ATGGCTCAGAAAGGTGGAGCTCCCTTCCTCCTTTCCCTCTTCATGTTCCTCTCCATGCTATCATCTCTGTGTGACTGTCACCCTCACCCTGTTCAGTCCATGAGCTCAATGGCTGCAGTCAGGGCTGTGTCGAATCATACTACAAAGAAAG CCTCGGACATAGCAGCAGAGGTAGCAGGCTATGCCGATGTGGCCAAACAGATTATTGACCTGGCTGTGTTTGGAGCTGCCCAGAACCGCTCTTACAGACGGCTGGCCCACTTCACCGACACCATAGGGAACCGTGTCAGTGGCTCGCAAAACCTTGAGATGGCCATCAAATACATGTACAAGGCTATAACACAGGACGGGTTGGATGTACATCTCG AGCCAGTCAAAATCCCACACTGggtgagagggaaagagagtgCAGAAATGACTGTGCCCAGGGCTAAAAATCTGGCTATACTTGGTCTGGGTAGCAGTGTAGGGACACCACCTGAAG GCATTGAGGCAGAGGTGTTGGTGGTTGAGTCTTTTGAGGAACTGAATCGTAGAGCCAGCGAGGCTGTAGGGAGGATCGTGGTCTTCAACCAGCCATTTGTCAGCTATGGAGAAACGGTGGCTTACCGTGCTTTTGGTGCTTCTGAGGCAGCCAAAGTTGGAGCTGTGGCCACACTCATTCGATCTATTACACCATTCTCTATTAACAG tCCTCACACAGGTTGGCAGGACTACAAAGATGGAGTGAAGCGCATCCCCACAGCCTGTATAACCGTGGAAGATGCTGAGCTTATGTGGCGAATGGCACAGAGGGGGCAGAGAATAGTGGTCAGACTCACAATGGGAGCCAAGACCCTACCAGATGCCGACTCCTTCAACACAGTAGTGGAGATAAAAGGCTGGCAACACCCTGAGCAG GTTGTCTTACTGAGCGGGCATTTGGACAGTTGGGATGTGGGCCAAGGCGCCATGGATGACGGAGGTGGCGCCATGATTTCCTGGGAGGCCCTGTCACTCATCAAGGACTTGG GTTTGCGTCCAAGGAGGACCCTACGAACAGTGCTGTGGACAGCTGAAGAGCAAGGCGGAGTCGGAGCTCAGCAGTACTTTAATATACACAAG GTGAACTTGTCCAACTTTGACCTCGTCATGGAATCTGACTTGGGCACGTTTGCCCCGATGGCTCTGCAGTTTACTGGCAGTGAAGCAGCTCGAAAG GTGATGGAAGAAGTGGTCAAACTGTTGGCCCCCATTAATACGACCAAACTGGAGACACACGGAGAAGGGACAGACATCTCACCGTGGATGCAGTCAGGAGTACCAG GCGCTAGCCTCCACGTGGCAGACAGTCGATACTTTTGGTTCCACCACAGTGAAGGTGACACCATGATGGTTCAGGACCCTCAGGACATGAACCTCTGCTCAGCTTTGTGGGCCGTGGTTGCCTATGTGGTGGCAGACCTGGAGGACATGCTGCCCAGGTAG
- the LOC115567199 gene encoding carboxypeptidase Q isoform X2: MAQKGGAPFLLSLFMFLSMLSSLCDCHPHPVQSMSSMAAVRAVSNHTTKKASDIAAEVAGYADVAKQIIDLAVFGAAQNRSYRRLAHFTDTIGNRVSGSQNLEMAIKYMYKAITQDGLDVHLEPVKIPHWVRGKESAEMTVPRAKNLAILGLGSSVGTPPEGIEAEVLVVESFEELNRRASEAVGRIVVFNQPFVSYGETVAYRAFGASEAAKVGAVATLIRSITPFSINSPHTGWQDYKDGVKRIPTACITVEDAELMWRMAQRGQRIVVRLTMGAKTLPDADSFNTVVEIKGWQHPEQVVLLSGHLDSWDVGQGAMDDGGGAMISWEALSLIKDLGLRPRRTLRTVLWTAEEQGGVGAQQYFNIHKVNLSNFDLVMESDLGTFAPMALQFTGSEAARKVMEEVVKLLAPINTTKLETHGEGTDISPWMQSGVPGFLRKVGSAPLFRKSLPTTPALY; the protein is encoded by the exons ATGGCTCAGAAAGGTGGAGCTCCCTTCCTCCTTTCCCTCTTCATGTTCCTCTCCATGCTATCATCTCTGTGTGACTGTCACCCTCACCCTGTTCAGTCCATGAGCTCAATGGCTGCAGTCAGGGCTGTGTCGAATCATACTACAAAGAAAG CCTCGGACATAGCAGCAGAGGTAGCAGGCTATGCCGATGTGGCCAAACAGATTATTGACCTGGCTGTGTTTGGAGCTGCCCAGAACCGCTCTTACAGACGGCTGGCCCACTTCACCGACACCATAGGGAACCGTGTCAGTGGCTCGCAAAACCTTGAGATGGCCATCAAATACATGTACAAGGCTATAACACAGGACGGGTTGGATGTACATCTCG AGCCAGTCAAAATCCCACACTGggtgagagggaaagagagtgCAGAAATGACTGTGCCCAGGGCTAAAAATCTGGCTATACTTGGTCTGGGTAGCAGTGTAGGGACACCACCTGAAG GCATTGAGGCAGAGGTGTTGGTGGTTGAGTCTTTTGAGGAACTGAATCGTAGAGCCAGCGAGGCTGTAGGGAGGATCGTGGTCTTCAACCAGCCATTTGTCAGCTATGGAGAAACGGTGGCTTACCGTGCTTTTGGTGCTTCTGAGGCAGCCAAAGTTGGAGCTGTGGCCACACTCATTCGATCTATTACACCATTCTCTATTAACAG tCCTCACACAGGTTGGCAGGACTACAAAGATGGAGTGAAGCGCATCCCCACAGCCTGTATAACCGTGGAAGATGCTGAGCTTATGTGGCGAATGGCACAGAGGGGGCAGAGAATAGTGGTCAGACTCACAATGGGAGCCAAGACCCTACCAGATGCCGACTCCTTCAACACAGTAGTGGAGATAAAAGGCTGGCAACACCCTGAGCAG GTTGTCTTACTGAGCGGGCATTTGGACAGTTGGGATGTGGGCCAAGGCGCCATGGATGACGGAGGTGGCGCCATGATTTCCTGGGAGGCCCTGTCACTCATCAAGGACTTGG GTTTGCGTCCAAGGAGGACCCTACGAACAGTGCTGTGGACAGCTGAAGAGCAAGGCGGAGTCGGAGCTCAGCAGTACTTTAATATACACAAG GTGAACTTGTCCAACTTTGACCTCGTCATGGAATCTGACTTGGGCACGTTTGCCCCGATGGCTCTGCAGTTTACTGGCAGTGAAGCAGCTCGAAAG GTGATGGAAGAAGTGGTCAAACTGTTGGCCCCCATTAATACGACCAAACTGGAGACACACGGAGAAGGGACAGACATCTCACCGTGGATGCAGTCAGGAGTACCAG
- the LOC115567202 gene encoding uncharacterized protein LOC115567202 isoform X3, with translation MSLKIGHEKCIIPGCSATNKSLHSLPKERNLADKWMDFIFGDQNQPIQSQSFRVCTGHFTPECIQNQGLYDAGVVSKLLLKKGSIPTISDPSQNIKTVTAGSSSKILPAVRHVACQTDLPLSAGTQVYMKTYLRSKGTQARVASRDCGMCTLTFPLDSPLLFLQPTIIKRPSKRPRLSLTDKEEGPSQCKLSLLVHEPENST, from the exons ATGTCACTGAAAATTGGCCATGAAAAGTGCATTATTCCAGGCTGCAGTGCGACAAACAAATCACTGCACAGCCTACCAAAAGAGAGAAATTTAGCAGACAAGtggatggattttatttttggggACCAGAATCAACCTATACAAAGTCAGTCTTTCCGGGTGTGTACAGGACATTTTACACCGGAGTGCATACAGAATCAGGGGCTGTATGATGCTGGGGTGGTGTCCAAATTACTTTTGAAGAAGGGATCCATTCCAACCATCTCGGACCCAtcccaaaacattaaaaca GTCACTGCTGGCAGCAGTTCTAAAATCTTACCTGCTGTCAGACATGTCGCCTGCCAGACTGACCTACCATTATCTGCTGGCACACAGGTCTACATGAAAACTTACCTCAGAAGTAAAG GTACCCAGGCGAGAGTGGCCAGCAGAGACTGTGGCATGTGCACCCTCACCTTCCCCTTGGACAGTCCATTATTGTTCCTACAACCAACTATCATaaagagaccatccaagagacCTCGACTCAGCCTTACAGACAAGGAGGAAGGCCCCTCACAATGCAAGTTGTCCTTGCTGGTTCATGAACCAGAGAATTCAACCTGA
- the LOC115567202 gene encoding uncharacterized protein LOC115567202 isoform X5, with protein MSVTIPVAERSKKDINTPTEALRQKNYRVCSAHFDKDDFVLSKSPAGPENPLKTYLKKNAVPRVEQVATDSTEVTAGSSSKILPAVRHVACQTDLPLSAGTQVYMKTYLRSKGTQARVASRDCGMCTLTFPLDSPLLFLQPTIIKRPSKRPRLSLTDKEEGPSQCKLSLLVHEPENST; from the exons ATGTCTGTTACTATCCCGGTTGCGGAAAGAAGCAAAAAAG ACATCAACACGCCGACCGAGGCGCTAAGGCAGAAGAACTACCGCGTCTGCAGTGCACATTTCGACAAAGACGACTTTGTGTTATCTAAAAGTCCCGCCGGCCCCGAGAACCCATTAAAAACATACCTGAAGAAGAATGCCGTCCCACGAGTGGAGCAGGTGGCTACAGATAGCACGGAG GTCACTGCTGGCAGCAGTTCTAAAATCTTACCTGCTGTCAGACATGTCGCCTGCCAGACTGACCTACCATTATCTGCTGGCACACAGGTCTACATGAAAACTTACCTCAGAAGTAAAG GTACCCAGGCGAGAGTGGCCAGCAGAGACTGTGGCATGTGCACCCTCACCTTCCCCTTGGACAGTCCATTATTGTTCCTACAACCAACTATCATaaagagaccatccaagagacCTCGACTCAGCCTTACAGACAAGGAGGAAGGCCCCTCACAATGCAAGTTGTCCTTGCTGGTTCATGAACCAGAGAATTCAACCTGA
- the LOC115567202 gene encoding uncharacterized protein LOC115567202 isoform X2, which translates to MVNVCYYPGCGKKQKRYNPDSFHRLPLRHGRTIVNRWLVILNIDINTPTEALRQKNYRVCSAHFDKDDFVLSKSPAGPENPLKTYLKKNAVPRVEQVATDSTEVTAGSSSKILPAVRHVACQTDLPLSAGTQVYMKTYLRSKGTQARVASRDCGMCTLTFPLDSPLLFLQPTIIKRPSKRPRLSLTDKEEGPSQCKLSLLVHEPENST; encoded by the exons ATGGTCAATGTCTGTTACTATCCCGGTTGCGGAAAGAAGCAAAAAAGGTATAACCCGGACTCATTTCACAGATTGCCGCTGAGACATGGCCGCACTATAGTGAACCGGTGGCTTGTTATATTGAACATAGACATCAACACGCCGACCGAGGCGCTAAGGCAGAAGAACTACCGCGTCTGCAGTGCACATTTCGACAAAGACGACTTTGTGTTATCTAAAAGTCCCGCCGGCCCCGAGAACCCATTAAAAACATACCTGAAGAAGAATGCCGTCCCACGAGTGGAGCAGGTGGCTACAGATAGCACGGAG GTCACTGCTGGCAGCAGTTCTAAAATCTTACCTGCTGTCAGACATGTCGCCTGCCAGACTGACCTACCATTATCTGCTGGCACACAGGTCTACATGAAAACTTACCTCAGAAGTAAAG GTACCCAGGCGAGAGTGGCCAGCAGAGACTGTGGCATGTGCACCCTCACCTTCCCCTTGGACAGTCCATTATTGTTCCTACAACCAACTATCATaaagagaccatccaagagacCTCGACTCAGCCTTACAGACAAGGAGGAAGGCCCCTCACAATGCAAGTTGTCCTTGCTGGTTCATGAACCAGAGAATTCAACCTGA
- the LOC115567202 gene encoding uncharacterized protein LOC115567202 isoform X4 has translation MSRKRCTILGCQEANISLHSLPKDRNIRDQWLRFIFSEIPEHFSPNLTVCSAHFSANCFLNQAQYNAGFSKKLLIKDTAVPTLLGLIPNPQGVTAGSSSKILPAVRHVACQTDLPLSAGTQVYMKTYLRSKGTQARVASRDCGMCTLTFPLDSPLLFLQPTIIKRPSKRPRLSLTDKEEGPSQCKLSLLVHEPENST, from the exons ATGTCAAGGAAACGCTGTACAATCCTTGGATGTCAGGAAGCCAATATATCATTACATAGCCTTCCTAAGGACAGAAACATTAGAGACCAGTGGCTCAGGTTTATTTTCTCTGAAATACCAGAGCATTTTAGTCCAAATCTGACAGTCTGTTCAGCTCACTTTAGCGCTAACTGCTTCCTCAATCAGGCACAATACAATGCAGGTTTCTCAAAGAAGCTATTGATCAAGGATACTGCTGTCCCCACATTGTTGGGCCTGATTCCAAATCCTCAAGGC GTCACTGCTGGCAGCAGTTCTAAAATCTTACCTGCTGTCAGACATGTCGCCTGCCAGACTGACCTACCATTATCTGCTGGCACACAGGTCTACATGAAAACTTACCTCAGAAGTAAAG GTACCCAGGCGAGAGTGGCCAGCAGAGACTGTGGCATGTGCACCCTCACCTTCCCCTTGGACAGTCCATTATTGTTCCTACAACCAACTATCATaaagagaccatccaagagacCTCGACTCAGCCTTACAGACAAGGAGGAAGGCCCCTCACAATGCAAGTTGTCCTTGCTGGTTCATGAACCAGAGAATTCAACCTGA
- the LOC115567202 gene encoding uncharacterized protein LOC115567202 isoform X1, with product MLLPSVQQRDWIICFPVRLLRQLRLAFWGKRGGAGVIQPPCLVLRISLVKNNFKTVCLCLVNVSGMGRRCVFGCANYRNLFPFPLDPCLRKKWIEFTHFEEGGLCPNSRICDRHFSEEVFDNLGMYTSGMAAHLRLSEDAIPSVYTVGASPVKVTAGSSSKILPAVRHVACQTDLPLSAGTQVYMKTYLRSKGTQARVASRDCGMCTLTFPLDSPLLFLQPTIIKRPSKRPRLSLTDKEEGPSQCKLSLLVHEPENST from the exons ATGTTGCTCCCGTCCGTGCAACAACGCGATTGGATAATATGTTTCCCGGTTCGACTACTACGGCAGCTACGATTAGCTTTTTGGGGGAAAAGGGGCGGGGCAGGTGTCATACAACCGCCATGTCTAGTGTTACGGATTTCTCTGgtgaaaaataactttaaaacagtctgtctctgtcttgtaAATGTCTCCGGTATGGGTCGCCGGTGTGTTTTTGGATGTGCGAACTACCGCAATCTCTTCCCCTTCCCACTTGACCCATGCTTAAGAAAAAAATGGATTGAATTTACACATTTTGAAGAAGGAGGCCTGTGTCCTAACTCAAGGATATGTGACCGGCATTTTTCAGAGGAGGTCTTTGACAATTTGGGCATGTACACCTCAGGGATGGCTGCCCACCTACGTCTGTCGGAGGACGCCATCCCTTCGGTGTACACTGTCGGCGCCTCTCCTGTAAAA GTCACTGCTGGCAGCAGTTCTAAAATCTTACCTGCTGTCAGACATGTCGCCTGCCAGACTGACCTACCATTATCTGCTGGCACACAGGTCTACATGAAAACTTACCTCAGAAGTAAAG GTACCCAGGCGAGAGTGGCCAGCAGAGACTGTGGCATGTGCACCCTCACCTTCCCCTTGGACAGTCCATTATTGTTCCTACAACCAACTATCATaaagagaccatccaagagacCTCGACTCAGCCTTACAGACAAGGAGGAAGGCCCCTCACAATGCAAGTTGTCCTTGCTGGTTCATGAACCAGAGAATTCAACCTGA